One Dermatophagoides farinae isolate YC_2012a chromosome 6, ASM2471394v1, whole genome shotgun sequence genomic window carries:
- the LOC124493319 gene encoding uncharacterized protein LOC124493319 produces MTSSSSSSSNHHHHHHHHHHHCNQQQSNHFCCSLSSSSSQPSTSLLNTVSPHSSRHNRIMSSNRRTTTLRDPSSVLRSINNSTTSPLSMPMMVDLNNNNNDNHINIPHISASTSNISDPILLDRMAILKAFAPPTTTNTTGTTTTIRNGSRSSSKFEKPTTAREARRRSKQRRHRQPAVYDPAVEEEFLRLRDSVPSIAGQSNVTDLTIINEAISLICDLESQLLHKICCQSLPELRQQFIK; encoded by the coding sequence atgacatcatcatcatcatcgtcatcgaatcatcatcatcatcatcatcatcatcatcatcattgtaatcaacaacaatcgaatcatttttgttgttcactatcatcgtcgtcgtcacaGCCGTCAACATCGTTGTTAAACACTGTATCTCCACATTCATCACGACATAATCGAATCATGTCATCGAATCGACGTACGACGACATTGAGAGATCCATCATCTGTTTTACGTTCGATTAATAATTCAACTACATCCCCATTGTCGATGCCCATGATGGTCGActtgaataacaacaacaatgataaccATATCAACATTCCTCATATAAGtgcatcaacatcaaacatCAGTGATCCAATCCTATTAGATCGTATGGCTATTCTTAAAGCTTTTGCTCCACCAACGACGACAAACACAACGGgtacaacaacgacgattCGAAATGGTTCAAGATCTAGctcaaaatttgaaaaaccaACCACAGCACGTGAAGCTAGACGACGATCAAAACAACGTAGACATAGGCAACCAGCCGTCTATGATCCAGCTGTTGAAGAAGAATTTCTTCGACTTCGAGATTCAGTACCATCGATTGCTGGCCAATCGAATGTTACCGATTTGACCATAATCAACGAAGCGATCTCACTTATCTGTGATCTTGAATCTCAATTATTACATAAAATTTGTTGTCAATCATTACCAGAATTACGGCAAcaatttatcaaataa